In one window of Macrotis lagotis isolate mMagLag1 chromosome 5, bilby.v1.9.chrom.fasta, whole genome shotgun sequence DNA:
- the LOC141490119 gene encoding C-C motif chemokine 4-like, which translates to MKISTVAFSILLVMVFTTLVSSAENDSALPISCCFAYVSQQISRKVIIDYYETSSMCSQPAVVFLTKGGRQICANPNDNWVQNYVNYLELTERFSALDNESKRKMIQNKKNTAVEQISQD; encoded by the exons ATGAAGATCTCTACAGTTGCCTTCTCCATCCTCCTGGTCATGGTCTTCACCACTCTGGTTTCCTCTGCTGAAA ATGACTCTGCCCTTCCCATTTCCTGCTGTTTTGCCTATGTCAGTCAGCAGATCTCCAGAAAAGTCATCATAGATTATTATGAGACCAGCAGCATGTGCTCCCAACCAGCAGTGGT ATTCCTGACCAAAGGGGGCCGTCAGATATGTGCCAACCCCAATGACAACTGGGTTCAGAATTATGTGAATTACCTGGAACTGACTGAGAGGTTCAGCGCTTTGGACAAtgaatccaaaagaaaaatgattcaaaacaaaaaaaacactgCAGTTGAACAGATCTCCCAGGACTGA